The proteins below are encoded in one region of bacterium:
- a CDS encoding L,D-transpeptidase family protein, with amino-acid sequence MPDSENVAAPQVLQQTELLDEFLRDRIEEAGIPPRIAVGNELIHASAVLPLFYEQRAYAPAWCHDGGMDSRADSLLEAIRNAGQEGLNPNDYHLEKIGSLWASVYQQRAEKKRHDSRQLVDLDLLLTDAFLVYGSHLLAGKINPETIDSEWFANRREIDLAAHLQTALEKNQITEALRSLLPPQPGYARLRKALARYRDIAANGGWPVVPDGPKLQQSDHGERVVALRRRLIAAGDLDPAEGDSLDLFDDAVAEALRKFQRRHGLEVDGVAGAATLANLNVPVAERIRQVILNMERWRWLPQDLGQRHLLVNIANFELDVFESGEIVLMMRVMVGRDYRRTPVFSDRMTYLVLSPYWHVPPGIATRDILPAVKKDLGYLAKQNMKVFQGWGAEARAIDPATINWQTITARNLNYRFRQDPGPANALGRVKFMFPNRFNVYLHDTPSRELFTRTERAFSSGCIRVEKPIELAEYVLRGDPQWTRANIEAAFKKWQEQTVRLPEPIPVHLLYWTAWANDDGSINFRRDIYERDKRVEEALFEKPPST; translated from the coding sequence GTGCCAGATTCTGAAAATGTGGCAGCGCCGCAGGTACTCCAGCAAACCGAACTGTTGGATGAGTTTTTGCGCGATCGCATTGAAGAGGCGGGCATTCCGCCGCGGATCGCGGTCGGCAATGAGCTGATCCATGCCTCTGCCGTGCTGCCGCTTTTTTATGAGCAGCGCGCTTATGCGCCCGCGTGGTGCCACGACGGCGGTATGGACTCCCGGGCGGATTCCCTGCTCGAAGCGATTCGCAATGCGGGTCAAGAAGGGTTGAATCCAAACGACTACCACCTGGAGAAAATCGGATCGCTTTGGGCGAGCGTGTATCAGCAGCGGGCGGAGAAAAAGCGGCATGACTCCCGCCAGCTTGTCGATCTCGATTTGTTGCTCACCGATGCTTTTCTCGTTTATGGCTCTCATTTATTGGCCGGCAAAATCAATCCTGAAACGATAGATTCCGAATGGTTCGCCAATCGCCGCGAAATCGATCTCGCCGCGCATCTCCAAACCGCGCTCGAAAAAAATCAAATCACCGAAGCTTTGCGAAGCTTGCTGCCGCCGCAGCCCGGTTATGCCCGCCTGCGAAAAGCGCTGGCGCGCTATCGCGACATTGCCGCAAACGGCGGCTGGCCGGTGGTGCCCGACGGGCCAAAATTGCAGCAAAGCGACCACGGCGAACGCGTTGTGGCGTTGCGGCGCCGGCTCATTGCCGCCGGCGATTTGGACCCGGCCGAGGGTGACAGCCTTGATCTTTTTGACGACGCGGTGGCAGAAGCGCTGCGCAAATTTCAGCGGCGGCACGGCTTGGAGGTCGACGGTGTTGCCGGCGCCGCCACCCTGGCGAATTTAAATGTTCCCGTGGCGGAACGAATACGGCAAGTCATCTTGAACATGGAGCGCTGGCGTTGGCTCCCTCAGGATCTGGGGCAGCGCCACCTCCTCGTCAATATCGCAAATTTCGAATTGGATGTCTTCGAGTCCGGCGAGATCGTGCTCATGATGCGCGTGATGGTCGGCAGGGATTATCGGCGCACCCCGGTTTTTAGCGATCGCATGACCTATCTCGTTCTCAGTCCATACTGGCATGTGCCTCCGGGTATTGCCACCAGAGACATCTTGCCTGCGGTCAAAAAGGACCTCGGTTATCTCGCCAAACAAAACATGAAAGTCTTTCAAGGCTGGGGCGCAGAGGCCAGGGCGATTGATCCCGCCACCATCAACTGGCAAACAATAACGGCGAGAAACTTGAATTACAGATTCCGGCAAGATCCCGGGCCCGCCAATGCACTCGGCCGCGTCAAATTCATGTTTCCCAACCGGTTCAACGTCTATCTGCACGACACGCCCTCACGCGAGCTTTTCACCAGGACGGAGCGCGCTTTCAGCTCCGGTTGCATTCGCGTTGAAAAGCCCATTGAATTGGCGGAATATGTTTTGCGCGGCGATCCCCAATGGACGCGCGCCAACATCGAAGCGGCATTCAAGAAATGGCAGGAGCAGACTGTGCGCTTGCCGGAGCCGATTCCGGTGCATTTGCTTTATTGGACGGCGTGGGCCAATGACGACGGCTCCATCAATTTTCGCCGCGATATCTATGAGCGTGACAAGCGGGTGGAAGAGGCGCTGTTCGAGAAGCCGCCTTCTACGTAA